A genomic region of Mus musculus strain C57BL/6J chromosome 7, GRCm38.p6 C57BL/6J contains the following coding sequences:
- the Sirt2 gene encoding NAD-dependent protein deacetylase sirtuin-2 isoform 1 (isoform 1 is encoded by transcript variant 1), whose protein sequence is MAEPDPSDPLETQAGKVQEAQDSDSDTEGGATGGEAEMDFLRNLFTQTLGLGSQKERLLDELTLEGVTRYMQSERCRKVICLVGAGISTSAGIPDFRSPSTGLYANLEKYHLPYPEAIFEISYFKKHPEPFFALAKELYPGQFKPTICHYFIRLLKEKGLLLRCYTQNIDTLERVAGLEPQDLVEAHGTFYTSHCVNTSCRKEYTMGWMKEKIFSEATPRCEQCQSVVKPDIVFFGENLPSRFFSCMQSDFSKVDLLIIMGTSLQVQPFASLISKAPLATPRLLINKEKTGQTDPFLGMMMGLGGGMDFDSKKAYRDVAWLGDCDQGCLALADLLGWKKELEDLVRREHANIDAQSGSQAPNPSTTISPGKSPPPAKEAARTKEKEEQQ, encoded by the exons GATTCAGACTCGGACACTGAGGGAGGAGCCACTGGTGGAGAGGCAGAGA TGGACTTCCTGAGGAATTTATTCACCCAGACCCTGGGCCTGGGTTCCCAAAAGGAGCGTCTTCTAGACGAGCTGACCCTCGAAGGAGTGACACGCTACATGCAGAGCGAGCGCT GCCGCAAGGTCATCTGTTTGGTGGGAGCCGGAATCTCCACGT CCGCGGGTATCCCTGACTTCCGCTCCCCGTCCACTGGCCTCTATGCAAACCTGGAGAAGTACCACCTTCCTTACCCAGAGGCCATCTTTGAGATCAGCTACTTCAAG AAACATCCGGAACCCTTCTTTGCCCTTGCCAAGGAGCTCTATCCCGGGCAGTTCAAG CCAACCATCTGCCACTACTTCATCCGCCTGCTGAAGGAGAAGGGGCTGCTGCTGCGCTGCTACACGCAG aaCATAGACACGCTGGAACGAGTGGCGGGGCTGGAGCCCCAGGACCTGGTGGAGGCCCACGGCACCTTCTACACATCACACTGTGTCAACACCTCCTGCAGAAAAGAATACACGATGGGCTGGATGAAAG AGAAGATCTTCTCAGAAGCAACTCCCAGGTGTGAGCAGTGTCAGAGTGTGGTAAAGCCTG ATATCGTGTTTTTCGGTGAGAACCTTCCATCGCGCTTCTTCTCCTGCATGCAGTCA GACTTCTCCAAGGTGGACCTCCTCATCATCATGGGCACCTCCCTGCAGGTGCAGCCCTTCGCCTCCCTCATCAGCAA GGCACCACTAGCCACCCCACGGCTGCTCATTAACAAGGAAAAGACAGGCCAG ACGGACCCCTTCCTGGGCATGATGATGGGCCTGGGAGGTGGCATGGATTTTGACTCCAAGAAGGCTTACAG GGACGTGGCCTGGCTGGGTGACTGTGATCAAGGCTGCCTGGCTCTCGCTGACCTCCTCGGATGGAAG AAGGAACTGGAAGACCTTGTCCGGAGGGAGCATGCCAACATAGATGCCCAGTCAGGGTCACAGGCCCCCAACCCCAGCACTACCATCTCCCCTGGAAAGTCCCCACCGCCTGCCAAGGAGGCGGCCAGGAccaaagagaaagaggaacagcagTAA
- the Sirt2 gene encoding NAD-dependent protein deacetylase sirtuin-2 isoform 2 (isoform 2 is encoded by transcript variant 2) gives MDFLRNLFTQTLGLGSQKERLLDELTLEGVTRYMQSERCRKVICLVGAGISTSAGIPDFRSPSTGLYANLEKYHLPYPEAIFEISYFKKHPEPFFALAKELYPGQFKPTICHYFIRLLKEKGLLLRCYTQNIDTLERVAGLEPQDLVEAHGTFYTSHCVNTSCRKEYTMGWMKEKIFSEATPRCEQCQSVVKPDIVFFGENLPSRFFSCMQSDFSKVDLLIIMGTSLQVQPFASLISKAPLATPRLLINKEKTGQTDPFLGMMMGLGGGMDFDSKKAYRDVAWLGDCDQGCLALADLLGWKKELEDLVRREHANIDAQSGSQAPNPSTTISPGKSPPPAKEAARTKEKEEQQ, from the exons A TGGACTTCCTGAGGAATTTATTCACCCAGACCCTGGGCCTGGGTTCCCAAAAGGAGCGTCTTCTAGACGAGCTGACCCTCGAAGGAGTGACACGCTACATGCAGAGCGAGCGCT GCCGCAAGGTCATCTGTTTGGTGGGAGCCGGAATCTCCACGT CCGCGGGTATCCCTGACTTCCGCTCCCCGTCCACTGGCCTCTATGCAAACCTGGAGAAGTACCACCTTCCTTACCCAGAGGCCATCTTTGAGATCAGCTACTTCAAG AAACATCCGGAACCCTTCTTTGCCCTTGCCAAGGAGCTCTATCCCGGGCAGTTCAAG CCAACCATCTGCCACTACTTCATCCGCCTGCTGAAGGAGAAGGGGCTGCTGCTGCGCTGCTACACGCAG aaCATAGACACGCTGGAACGAGTGGCGGGGCTGGAGCCCCAGGACCTGGTGGAGGCCCACGGCACCTTCTACACATCACACTGTGTCAACACCTCCTGCAGAAAAGAATACACGATGGGCTGGATGAAAG AGAAGATCTTCTCAGAAGCAACTCCCAGGTGTGAGCAGTGTCAGAGTGTGGTAAAGCCTG ATATCGTGTTTTTCGGTGAGAACCTTCCATCGCGCTTCTTCTCCTGCATGCAGTCA GACTTCTCCAAGGTGGACCTCCTCATCATCATGGGCACCTCCCTGCAGGTGCAGCCCTTCGCCTCCCTCATCAGCAA GGCACCACTAGCCACCCCACGGCTGCTCATTAACAAGGAAAAGACAGGCCAG ACGGACCCCTTCCTGGGCATGATGATGGGCCTGGGAGGTGGCATGGATTTTGACTCCAAGAAGGCTTACAG GGACGTGGCCTGGCTGGGTGACTGTGATCAAGGCTGCCTGGCTCTCGCTGACCTCCTCGGATGGAAG AAGGAACTGGAAGACCTTGTCCGGAGGGAGCATGCCAACATAGATGCCCAGTCAGGGTCACAGGCCCCCAACCCCAGCACTACCATCTCCCCTGGAAAGTCCCCACCGCCTGCCAAGGAGGCGGCCAGGAccaaagagaaagaggaacagcagTAA
- the Sirt2 gene encoding NAD-dependent protein deacetylase sirtuin-2 isoform 3 (isoform 3 is encoded by transcript variant 3), protein MAEPDRRKVICLVGAGISTSAGIPDFRSPSTGLYANLEKYHLPYPEAIFEISYFKKHPEPFFALAKELYPGQFKPTICHYFIRLLKEKGLLLRCYTQNIDTLERVAGLEPQDLVEAHGTFYTSHCVNTSCRKEYTMGWMKEKIFSEATPRCEQCQSVVKPDIVFFGENLPSRFFSCMQSDFSKVDLLIIMGTSLQVQPFASLISKAPLATPRLLINKEKTGQTDPFLGMMMGLGGGMDFDSKKAYRDVAWLGDCDQGCLALADLLGWKKELEDLVRREHANIDAQSGSQAPNPSTTISPGKSPPPAKEAARTKEKEEQQ, encoded by the exons GCCGCAAGGTCATCTGTTTGGTGGGAGCCGGAATCTCCACGT CCGCGGGTATCCCTGACTTCCGCTCCCCGTCCACTGGCCTCTATGCAAACCTGGAGAAGTACCACCTTCCTTACCCAGAGGCCATCTTTGAGATCAGCTACTTCAAG AAACATCCGGAACCCTTCTTTGCCCTTGCCAAGGAGCTCTATCCCGGGCAGTTCAAG CCAACCATCTGCCACTACTTCATCCGCCTGCTGAAGGAGAAGGGGCTGCTGCTGCGCTGCTACACGCAG aaCATAGACACGCTGGAACGAGTGGCGGGGCTGGAGCCCCAGGACCTGGTGGAGGCCCACGGCACCTTCTACACATCACACTGTGTCAACACCTCCTGCAGAAAAGAATACACGATGGGCTGGATGAAAG AGAAGATCTTCTCAGAAGCAACTCCCAGGTGTGAGCAGTGTCAGAGTGTGGTAAAGCCTG ATATCGTGTTTTTCGGTGAGAACCTTCCATCGCGCTTCTTCTCCTGCATGCAGTCA GACTTCTCCAAGGTGGACCTCCTCATCATCATGGGCACCTCCCTGCAGGTGCAGCCCTTCGCCTCCCTCATCAGCAA GGCACCACTAGCCACCCCACGGCTGCTCATTAACAAGGAAAAGACAGGCCAG ACGGACCCCTTCCTGGGCATGATGATGGGCCTGGGAGGTGGCATGGATTTTGACTCCAAGAAGGCTTACAG GGACGTGGCCTGGCTGGGTGACTGTGATCAAGGCTGCCTGGCTCTCGCTGACCTCCTCGGATGGAAG AAGGAACTGGAAGACCTTGTCCGGAGGGAGCATGCCAACATAGATGCCCAGTCAGGGTCACAGGCCCCCAACCCCAGCACTACCATCTCCCCTGGAAAGTCCCCACCGCCTGCCAAGGAGGCGGCCAGGAccaaagagaaagaggaacagcagTAA